TTCTTTTGGACCTGAGTTGACTAGTCAACATTCGGCAGTCCTCCTCTGCTCTTCTATGACATTTCGATCCTATAAATCTCCGTAAGACAACGGACTGAATCGATAGAGTAGTCTGCAAGAAAAAATGGTTCTGCTATTCTGGTTGTTGGTATTATTAGTAGGCTCAGGTAAGTTGTTTTTTTATGAAATGTTAAGACaacgatttttttattttcttttatgctattgtgtcacttttttttttttttttttgacatcaaTGTATATTGTGTGAAGGGTGGACCATCTTTGTAGACACCCTGCCAAAGATGAAAAAATATTTTACAGGAACTGActtgaaattcaaaataaaatacCAGAATTATTTAGAAAACTCTTGGAAACTTTTAATCAGGCAATCAAAGAACTCTCTCATAATCTTTTGGAACAAagctagtgaaaaaaaaaaaagtaggaaaAAGCTGTCAACCAAAATCGAATTCCCACCGGCCACCAACTACCAATCAAGGGCTAACCTATGCATAGCATTTTGACCTCTTGTATCATAAAAATATCTTGAAAAGTGTTCTTTGTACGTTGGGGGGTAATTAATCGAATTTCTGTGATGTTTAAAGTCAGCCACTGTCAGCACGATAACTCCTAGAAACTGAAAGCGGTCTTGGGTGTCATGATCAGTCATTTAGGTAGTCAGAAGGAATTTGATTGAGGGCATTGCCTCTGCCATCCTAATTAAATGTTTTAAAGCTTtgttaattagaaataaaaaataaaaaaatcacaaaatctaTTAAAGTAGAGATCGTATGATAATATGGATAGAAAAATAGTGTCTAATCCCTTCATTTTCTATTGCTAAGGCCATTACTCAAAATTTATAACCATAGACTAAACATAAAAGTTACTCAATctgaaaaattttgagattccTCATCTTAAAAGTAATTCTAAGATGCCAAGTGGTGGTagattcaattcaaaatttcattggcTAGTAGTGACTCCAAGTCaaacattacacacacacacacacacacacacacacacacacacacactcacactagtggaatttcaccacctatgggtactcgaacccttgaccgggagttgaaactcctgagagtctaccacccgagcaagagtaaggacctagACTCTAGGTCAAACATATCATTCCCTTTGAGTCCTTAATTACCACACCCTTTGTAAATTTAAAAAGGCAAAAGTGAAGATGTGAGCACACTAACCATGGAGAGCATCCACAACATAATGATCACCTCGGATGAAAACTAGAATTATACATTAACTGATGAAATCAACACTATAACTGATGTCTTGActtagtgcatgtgtgtggcccacttgagaggtGGATTGTTCCATGTTTTTCTCCTGGTGATGTTCATGGTATATATGGTCCACATCATGGCTTAGATGCTTTTATAGTGTTAATTGTTAGAGTTGTCCATATATACCTGAACTAGGTACCTTATGTCATAGCTAATCAAATTTTAAAGGGTCCACCTATTTCTAACTGGTCAGCAAGCGGTTAAAATCTGGGCACATTTCGAGGGGCTTTGTGGCGTCTCTTTGATACCTCATGTCTCGGTGCTCGGCAAAATCAGTCAGTGGAGAAGTGCGTCAGCGCCAGGTGCTGCCTCCCAGAAGATTAGATCGTCTCTCCCTCTGCTGATTCTCTGGGAATTGTGAAAAGCCGGAAATGAAGCTTCTTTCAGAGAAAAAGTGATGGACGCCCAAAATTCCATTAGTCGGATAAATTGGTGGGCCACCCAGACAATCCAAAACTTCCAGGAACAGGTTTCATCTTCATATTCAAATAGGGTCTTCCCAACCTTCCCTGCGCTTAGGCATAACAGGACTGCTTCTGTTCTGGTTAAATGGAGTCATCCCACTCTGGGTTTAATGAAACTAAATGTCGACGGGTCCGCTAAGGGAAATCCTGGTTTCTCAGGAGGAGGAGGAATTTGTAGAAAGGAAGATGGCTCATTCATCTTCGCTTTCTCTGCAGGTTATGGGTATGGTACTAATAATAGTGCAGAATTACGTGCAATCTATGATGGTTTAGAGTTATGTCTTCTTAAAGGGATCAACAGGATAATGGTAGAATTGGATTCAAAGCTGGTGATTGCCATTCTTGTAGGTGAATCAAGATGCCCGTGGCACTGGAAACCTTGGTTAGATAGGATCAACAACTTGAGGTTATCCGGCACATTCACATTCCACCACATTCTCTATGAAGGAAATGGTCCAGCAGATAGCTTGGTGAAAGTGGGGAGCGAGACTCAGGTGAAAAAATGTCATGATCATTTTACCTCCCTTCCCAGACAAACAAAGGGCCTAGTTTTTCTTGACAAGGTTGGCCTTGGTTCGATTTGAACCGTCACTTAGCCCTCCTGATCTCGTGTCCACTGGTTTCCTTCTACGTGCTTTTGTTGTATAGAGGTGCTATACGATAGGTGGCCCACCCTCTTTTTGTTGCAGGGTCACCCCgaagatgtaaaaaaaaaataaagaatacgTTCATTCCCTGTAACTCTCtcttttgaaaatgaaaaaaaaaaaaaaaaaaaaaaactttgaaaaaaaaaaaaaaaaggtccaggtCCAATGTTTCAACTTGTCAAGTAATCAATGTTAGGGTATTTATTTCCATTCATGGACTTTTGGCCCACTGGGTCCATGACCCATTGAACCGACACTTTGTAGGCTCATTCGCCACCTCCGTATTTTCTTTATAGAGAGTGGGGAGAGTGCTTTCTctaaccctaaaattatattaattgGATCCGATATGGTTTCAGCTTTTAGGACACAGTTAAATTCGATTGCAATTGATTTCTGGTTGCATGCATTAACTAGGACCTAGTCAAAATTGAATCAGACCAAGTCCAATTAGTTTTGAtggttatattatatatttaatatattatatttattccaGCAATTGAATAAGGTTTTGTTAGTCATATGCATTTAAAGGATCTCATTTACACAATGCGTGCATGTATGAAAGTACCACATGCGTGTGGTACAAGAGGGCTTGACCATATAAAAATGATTTTATTTGACCTAAACGAATTAGAAACCTAGATTTAAAGACCTTATACGGAGGGAAGGTATTAAAATCTAGTTGAATTCAGGTATGcgtccctagtgggggtggctaacagtgacgtgtgaactgacagtagggtgtactaacaagctaacaaaaaaaaaaagaaaaaaggtatgCGTCCTTAAGAACGCTTAGAAACCTGGCAGCTGGGTAAGGCCACTACTATATGACCTGATGCATGGACAGCCCGAAACATTGGATGTTGTATTAGCACATATTTTGCAAGGTTGCATGTGATCTTCTctgttgtgtgtgtgtatatcaaATCAGTTCTCATATAAATTTCGTGAGAACTTTTGACACGTGGGTACAAAATTCCAACAATGTAATACTTGGATGAGTAACCTCATCAAACACCAAAGGCTAAGTTTttggcttgattcaaaattttggtgGGACATAACAAAGTGAGAAGCAAATCAAGGGCattgatccttactcttgctctggtggtagactctcagattttcaacacccggtcaagggttcgagtatccataggtggtgaaatcagCATGAGGGTGTGTGTGcttttttaaaaatacaaaaataagggCACAGAGGTTTTAACTTTGCAATGACCCATCCGATTTTTTAACCAGGCTAAAAATTCACACTTAAAGGCTTTATAAGGTGACTCatcgacatacatcacggtggtgcccacgcaactcgacctcatggaaagctcCCATGAGATTGaccctcatagtaccatttccacacatacacacaccccGTGACCacgcaactcgacctcatgggagcgaCTGCAtggaaccatttccatatatatatatatatatatatatatatatatatatatatatatatatatatatatatataaagagagagagagagagagagagatgctcacatggGCACTTTCTCACGTGCACATccctgtgcacctttgcacacatgtcatggtcccaaaatctgaacggtccacgtaaTGCGTGGCACCCCTTCAAATTTCACCAGGCCAACTTTCAGCCCGATACCAAACTCTGGTGGGACAtagaaaaaggaaacagtttcctcccttgattttcatttctctttgctatagcccagagttttgaatcaagctaaaaaTTAGGCCAATAGAATTTCAAGGGGTGCGGCATCatttggaccgttcagattctgagaccatgacatgtgtgcaaaggtggcATGGGTGCACACGTAAGAAGGTGAGCAAGTGAGCATTGTGCGCAGATGAGCAttcctcttatatatatatatatatatatatatatcgttttAGAGCTCACTTTGCCTTGTCGGAACCCAGGATCATTTTAGCGTGAGGCTACGGGGCCCCAAATGCAGATTTGGTCTGACGATTTTGAGCCGTCCATCTTCTCTTTTCTGCCATACATGAGCCATTGCTGTAGTGACACTTCCTTTGGTCTCTCCCATTCTAGAACATAAATGGCTACCATCATcagaccatctcagcatgtgggtctgtaacgaccttggaatttttgtgctaatctttccttaagtagttgtttttggggtaattagcgctttacttgatttcttgtgaaattcgcatcaatcactttaaattgtatctgcatggctctaaacgtgcagattagtgagcgctacgttactctgaaatctgggatccatcgctaaatccagttgttctggggaatttttggaagatctggatcggacctagaccgcgcgtcgaaagtccgatggcgatgatcttaggctgttgcggtcactgagttgggcttggtcttcacctcaaaaatcaagtcgatctgatgttctgggtcgatttggttgagttcggagtgaagagtgtgagaacggttggaatttaataagcttttatgaaatctgagtcagtcgcatgcgcgacgattttaagctatctcaccgttggattctgacccaatttcaccctccgatcaggatgttggccctggcatatcctagtgcttgtggactgatcgagtttccgtgaccgttgaattgagtgtggtccgccacggccgatctgaagagtcggtatgaaaactcagctgacctagatccatggtcatgagcttaagtccgacctttcgtggttataggcccaccaagtgcttcgttggatcgagaaaggcgtactttggttataacctaagtataccttgaccgggttatttccatcattttaaggcctatatatagtccttaaaccctagttctcatttccatacgaattttctctaaccctagcttggaaagagagtggaaaagagagagttagtgagagagattggttggtgaatcatcttgattcttccttgttcttcttcacctttgaacctttactttgaatcgttcctctgacgattctgagttcttttggggtaagttaacctaaccctaacctgtgttagagcttagattagacttggtgttgttgtatctcatttctatccttattttagggtattcttgcgccgttgacgaagacaactcgtctaaatcagttcggctattctttcctcgcttaaggtgcggactttaagtgtataggttatggttttcaaggctttcaatcccagatagtgatttattcttgttatggatgagatttcacatgtcaaatgttatgtttacattgctttcttgatatgcatgtgctatattgagatttgtgtattctaagtgtatttataaagtaccgtatacgtataaaatacgcacttatgtttgccatgatttttggtcatgtatgtatgctagatgcatgtatgacaactccttggaagaaggaattgtctaagtgcatgtatttcaacatgcgtcatgtatgttgttccatggatgctaagtgtttgtagaaatgcatgaatgacctacgtgtaactgattacactaaatgcaggcgttgagaagtgattctcaatacttctatggatgcgcatgatttcccttatgcatttacattccaagttatttaaattcaagcattcctatgcttacatttatgttaaattgatattcttcagatgtgtatgcaccatgatttgagtggttgttccattactgttttacattccatatgaatatttgtcgtagtgtaggatgtttgggactatgccttagtccagaaatcggtaattgaccctttggtcgtggttgagattgctttcgccacgtgagacgcattagacgaacccgagtcgtattagagttggcggcagtggtttggccacgcggagtgtttgcgcactctatgtcgttcaattcaacgtgcgctcgtgctagtcgagttcgtcaactaacccgattgtccagtgtatgttaaccatgtatggacgctactgcttgaatctagggtaccgaacttaccagtgaaatcctaataaccatggtacctgatccgctaagactcatgagccggacatggtggtatgggacaccgtggtcgagctgtcggcctacgctggggtgacgagcctcccgtagtgaccaaagtgagcaactaaactcgtgagccgattatggtggtatgggacactatattcgtccgtcggcctacattgattggtgacgagccctttgtagtgacctcgagcataccggataccgcaaggaggtgacgagccgatctgtggtagtaagggcatgaaaggcgtgcattgattggtgacgagccctttgctacgacctcaactatatgatcgtatgagatgtctaggattgacgaccctagtatggatcactgttggatggtgatatgaggaaggtatcttagcttcccaatcctgctgtatgaattggactaataacaacttggtaatcatatccatgcaccgcatttgcatgtgctttgtagatgtggcgcactttgaggcgatgtcatgcgtaacgtaagatgaagacgctgagggtgtacgcgtgagggcacgcatcatattgcattcatacctgcattaacaagagtacttaggatttatttaattgtcctgctttatcattactgtttgattgaactgataacatgttaaccagtgccttattgttccactgagttgatcactcactcccacgtttcgggacggtgttttaacccACCGGACTGCCTCTGTCTTAAATGCAAATGAtgatgcgacgcccgaggcagagcagctggatgacgacgaggcggccttctcctatatgcagttttctgacgggttctagcgagcctcggtcagttgcgcgggacctatgggattactattttgggatctaaaatgatgtaacttgtacttataattttgataaataacacttttacacgatctggttgtatatgtaattcagggacttacacttgtacacatattttactataagtcttccgcttgctttattcacttatccctgaatcatatctgcgttttggcttaatctatcccatgtttatgtgctaatacagtcaacatacatcattcattaattatgttgcataagtgatgttttggaactcgggagctgagttatgctcgacccccgaatttcagggcgttacaagttggtatcagagcatgatctggattaaaccggacctgggttatggtcacacaccgcacgttgtcaccactatagtgtaattgggtgcgggtctatcatcgctttgtgtttgtgctccgtagtttctatcggcgaaagtttcctgaaaacctttgccgagtcgagtctgtacccttacctgatcacacacagcgacccgaaacctgttctagaccctctattaatgagtgtagatggtctaccctcccattattcatttttaaaccttccagaaatcgctgtttgtatcagatttctgtcagaatgacccgataaacttcaaattacacaaggggccaatcggggcattttccgtgggacccagggggggaaccacatcatttggaccaaggaggaccaggaggacctcgccaaatcggcgaggcatcgccgatatgtccagagaccggcgatgccatcgccggcggTCGGCGggggcgagggatcgccggtcggcgggccgacgcgggccgatcgtccatgaggcttgtgtggcccacccctccacggttttcactttaaaacccctccttttacctatttcctttacaaaaccctcttccaagctctccttttcttcaacaacctctccaaactctctcaaatctctcccaaatcttcatcttccttccattttcgtgcaaacccatcaccccattctcaaatcttctattccattgctgatttctccatttttccctctcatttgagccctttcattccctttttggctcatagttgtgtggaagcttcaccatcttcctatttctctctttctctcatttctcatggccctctttgagattgtgacggccatcttttccatttcttcccttctttccttgatggggaagaagagagcgcccgtggatgaagccgggccgagccgcccaacccgtgcacggaggccgagaggtgccgccgctagcacgtccgccacgcgcgagttccagatgaagcgggacctcgatcctcgagctcctgtcagtaggaccttgttg
This window of the Magnolia sinica isolate HGM2019 unplaced genomic scaffold, MsV1 ctg119, whole genome shotgun sequence genome carries:
- the LOC131236018 gene encoding uncharacterized protein LOC131236018; protein product: MDAQNSISRINWWATQTIQNFQEQVSSSYSNRVFPTFPALRHNRTASVLVKWSHPTLGLMKLNVDGSAKGNPGFSGGGGICRKEDGSFIFAFSAGYGYGTNNSAELRAIYDGLELCLLKGINRIMVELDSKLVIAILVGESRCPWHWKPWLDRINNLRLSGTFTFHHILYEGNGPADSLVKVGSETQVKKCHDHFTSLPRQTKGLVFLDKVGLGSI